In Carya illinoinensis cultivar Pawnee chromosome 6, C.illinoinensisPawnee_v1, whole genome shotgun sequence, a single genomic region encodes these proteins:
- the LOC122314017 gene encoding protein FAR1-RELATED SEQUENCE 5-like, translating to MEKGKDHASPITPTTTDASSNPPTQMIPRPFNLLGSTPPLAIPSTNLPTQVIPISPFVMDFSNYMHGHHPPLGYSWLPPPFLDRPDTNPSTWTSQGNPRPPTYSSPTPPIDLHSASSSNVDESEDAMPASTPHGDDTVHILGADTVHMEGADTVHKEGVDTVHTEGTDTVEEPKLDMVFNSEEELLGYYKRYGQQCGFGVMTQRSHRLEDGSLRYVTLGCARGGKARNRTSNVIRPRPTSKTDCKARINATLEKGVLKVSSVYNHHNHGLSPQKSRFFRCNREVSESVKRVLDINDQAGIRMNKSFASLVQEAGGFENLPFNEKDCRNYIDKARHLRLGKGGAGALREYFARMQYKNDGFFSLIDMDDDGRLKNVFWADARSRAAYKYFGDVVTFDTTYLTNRYGMPFAPFVGVNHHGQSILLGAGLISNEDTETFTWLFQTWLNCMDGEAPKAIITDQDRAMKNAIALVFPNCRHRFCLWHILKKLPEKLGAHGAYKTGLKSKLLNCVYDSQTIQDFESSWDVLISKYNLQENVWLQSLYAERMCWAPVFMKDVFWAGMSTTQRSESMNAFFDGYVHAKTNLKEFVDQFDNALRKKIENENASDFQSFNVVIPVVSPSPLEKIFQNIYTCNKFREVQKEVIGMLATLFTLHQKDGVIATYRVEDEVDVDGFIKEVTHKVYFNEAECEVKCSCALFEMRGILCRHVLAIMRVNKVRSVPEKYILDRWRKDIKRTYTLIRSSYDMVDQRPEVRRYSRIIKKCYEVATNAASCDEYTEDMVVQLDAMNIAYCTAKPPSKVAVTSAEGIEGGSSKKVLSPLVVKGKGRPPSLRKKSMVERVKPTTKKQSQKGKRKQPHGIEGESLSTCRSLFQQTDVGTQHLNLVQPQSYTSEVLDMSVTELGFAVNETQESMQLKMDGSQPDSTPGTQPWQ from the exons ATGGAGAAAGGAAAGGATCATGCATCTCCTATAACACCGACGACCACAGATGCTTCCTCAAATCCACCCACCCAG ATGATACCAAGACCATTCAATCTACTCGGGTCAACACCTCCTCTTGCTATTCCATCAACCAATCTACCAACCCAG GTGATACCAATTTCGCCCTTTGTGATGGATTTCTCAAACTATATGCATGGGCACCATCCACCATTGGGGTATTCGTGGTTACCACCACCCTTTCTGGATCGTCCTGATACCAACCCATCTACATGGACTAGTCAG GGAAACCCAAGACCTCCAACATATTCATCACCTACCCCTCCGATTGATTTACACTCCGCAAGTTCAAGTAATGTCGATGAAAGTGAAGATGCCATGCCTGCCTCTACGCCCCATGGTGATGATACTGTGCATATCCTGGGGGCCGATACTGTGCATATGGAGGGGGCCGATACTGTTCATAAAGAGGGGGTTGATACTGTGCATACCGAGGGGACTGATACCGTTGAGGAGCCGAAATTGGATATGGTGTTTAATTCTGAGGAGGAGTTACTTGGTTATTATAAAAGATATGGACAACAGTGTGGTTTCGGGGTAATGACACAAAGGAGTCACAGACTTGAGGATGGGAGCCTTAGATATGTGACATTGGGTTGTGCCCGTGGTGGGAAGGCTCGGAATCGTACGTCAAATGTCATTAGGCCACGTCCGACTTCAAAGACTGACTGTAAGGCTAGGATAAATGCTACATTAGAAAAAGGGGTGTTGAAGGTGTCGAGTGTGTACAATCACCATAATCACGGCTTAAGTCCCCAAAAGTCAAGATTCTTTCGCTGCAATAGAGAAGTGAGCGAATCTGTTAAAAGAGTGTTAGATATAAATGATCAGGCTGGGATTAGAATGAACAAGAGTTTCGCCTCTCTTGTTCAAGAAGCGGGTGGATTTGAAAACTTACCATTCAATGAAAAAGATTGTCGGAATTATATAGATAAGGCACGGCATCTTCGACTTGGGAAAGGAGGTGCTGGAGCCCTCCGTGAGTATTTTGCCAGGATGCAATATAAGAATGATGGATTCTTTTCATTAATAGATATGGACGATGATGGACGATTGAAGAATGTATTTTGGGCGGATGCACGAAGTAGGGCAGCCTacaaatattttggtgatgttgTCACGTTCGACACGACGTATTTGACAAACAGATATGGGATGCCGTTTGCACCGTTTGTTGGTGTCAACCACCATGGCCAGTCAATTCTGTTGGGGGCAGGTTTAATATCTAATGAGGATACTGAAACGTTTACTTGGTTATTTCAGACTTGGTTGAACTGTATGGATGGTGAAGCTCCAAAGGCTATTATCACGGATCAGGACAGagccatgaaaaatgcaattgcgCTGGTCTTTCCAAATTGCCGACACCGGTTCTGCTTATGgcacatattgaaaaaattacctGAGAAGTTAGGTGCACATGGTGCATACAAAACAGGGTTGAAATCTAAGTTGCTTAACTGTGTGTATGACTCTCAAACAATACAGGACTTTGAGAGTTCTTGGGATGTGTTAATTTCCAAGTACAACTTGCAAGAGAATGTTTGGTTGCAGAGCTTATATGCTGAGCGTATGTGTTGGGCTCCAGTATTCATGAAAGATGTTTTCTGGGCgggaatgagtacaacccaacGAAGCGAaagcatgaatgctttttttgatGGGTATGTTCATGCCAAAacaaacttaaaagagtttgtTGATCAGTTCGATAATGCGCtgaggaagaagattgagaatgaaaatgcgTCGGACTTCCAATCATTCAACGTGGTTATTCCTGTTGTCTCTCCCTCTCCACTTGAGAAGATATTTCAGAATATCTACACTTGCAACAAATTTAGAGAAGTTCAAAAAGAAGTTATAGGGATGCTTGCAACTCTTTTCACTCTACACCAGAAGGATGGGGTAATTGCAACATACCGTGTAGAAGATGAAGTAGATGTTGATGGTTTTATCAAGGAGGTGACCCACAAGGTATACTTTAATGAGGCGGAGTGCGAGGTGAAGTGTTCATGTGCGTTGTTCGAGATGAGAGGCATATTGTGTAGACATGTATTAGCCATTATGAGAGTTAACAAAGTCCGTTCAGTGCCAGAAAAGTATATACTAGATCGATGGCGGAAAGACATTAAAAGGACATACACTCTTATACGAAGTAGTTATGACATGGTTGATCAGAGGCCTGAAGTTAGAAGGTATTCCCGTATCATCAAGAAATGCTACGAAGTAGCCACAAATGCTGCTTCATGTGATGAGTATACTGAAGACATGGTAGTTCAGTTAGATGCAATGAACATAGCATACTGCACCGCCAAGCCGCCCTCGAAGGTTGCAGTTACAAGTGCCGAGGGAATAGAAGGTGGGAGTTCTAAGAAAGTATTGAGTCCCCTGGTAGTTAAGGGAAAAGGCAGACCTCCATCTTTAAGGAAAAAATCAATGGTTGAGAGAGTTAAACCTACGACGAAGAAGCAAAGTCAGAAAGGAAAACGAAAACAG CCGCATGGAATAGAAGGCGAATCCCTCTCCACTTGTAGGTCACTATTTCAGCAAACAGATGTTGGGACACAACACTTGAACCTCGTTCAG CCGCAAAGCTATACATCCGAAGTGTTGGACATGAGTGTGACCGAGTTAGGCTTTGCAGTGAATGAGACGCAAGAAAGT aTGCAACTTAAGATGGATGGAAGCCAGCCGGATAGCACGCCTGGGACACAACCGTGGCAATAA